The following are encoded in a window of Halosolutus halophilus genomic DNA:
- a CDS encoding acetone carboxylase subunit gamma produces MADTDRNQIEKLIDGDLTWDELRSDVLPDPKDEQRFEVTREILQERVEWDDPILVPLNDHLFAVAKNGDRIVKAECGHEFGPLEDNWKTECQVRVKESETDMRQLYPKWMTPDEDWGFQLREFFCPECYTLLDVDAVPAGYPVLKPFEPDVDVFYEEWLEQPAPDATP; encoded by the coding sequence ATGGCAGACACAGACCGCAACCAGATCGAGAAACTCATCGACGGCGACCTCACGTGGGACGAACTGCGCAGCGATGTCCTACCGGACCCGAAGGACGAACAGCGATTCGAAGTCACTCGCGAGATCCTGCAAGAGCGAGTCGAGTGGGACGACCCGATCCTCGTCCCGCTGAACGACCACCTCTTCGCCGTCGCGAAGAACGGCGACCGGATCGTCAAGGCCGAGTGCGGCCACGAGTTCGGCCCCCTCGAAGACAACTGGAAAACGGAGTGTCAGGTGCGAGTCAAGGAGAGCGAAACCGACATGCGCCAGTTGTACCCCAAGTGGATGACGCCGGACGAGGACTGGGGATTCCAGCTCCGGGAGTTCTTCTGCCCGGAGTGTTACACGCTCCTGGACGTCGACGCCGTCCCGGCCGGATACCCGGTCTTGAAACCCTTCGAACCGGACGTCGACGTCTTCTACGAAGAGTGGCTCGAGCAACCAGCACCCGATGCGACACCCTGA
- a CDS encoding hydantoinase B/oxoprolinase family protein: MSKPDQQLETDEVQYERVDPPIGWDGKTLHEMLEESDRHLEETDRYYGLDELGMKADRPFEYEQMFSQLRGALVSARETALHVSASPIVREIGELCFQVYTPEGDCIALSTGIIVHVHTGSLAIKYMIEEDYEHDRGIQPGDIFCNNDNDLGNVHTTDVHTIVPIFHDDELVAWVDGVTHQVDIGGMTRGHDQLASTTRYEDGLYATCEKIGENDELFQDWRDRAQRAVRTPMYWDLDEKCRLAGCHMIRNAVKSMIDDVGVETFKQFSREAVEEGRQTLHSRVKERLFPGTYRDSSFMPVPFGDEAWKPSSKQDMLNHLPVEVRVDADGGLTLDMEGASPPGPHAYNCAEGAMEGGLWVSLTQSLLHDGKVNDGSYFAVDTNYPEGSIVNPEDPSRSFHTSWGSLMPTYNAFWKNVSRAFFARGFREEVVTGYSETGDPLQGGGLYEPTDQYFPVAPFEHSCQGLGASAVRDGLDWGYAMWNPESDMGDVEEWELIEWGLPYLSRQVKPNTAGHGKYRGGSGWEGIRMVSNSSDVSLYKHVVPGVGFTTSGMAGGYPNSLNYSLRAHDTDLEDRFENEEPYPIGDSPPESFDEDIEGDVRRSQKGLYFPEEYENHDLVHYQMGGGPGYGDPLERSIELVVEDVEDGIYTPDIVEQVYGVVGEFDEDEREFTVDEDATEQRREELMETRREETRPYDEFYEDERERVVEGDVSDPAKWMYEGVFDQSADWGAFFREFWDVDDDFRFDQEE, translated from the coding sequence ATGAGTAAACCAGACCAACAGCTAGAGACCGACGAGGTCCAGTACGAACGGGTCGATCCCCCGATCGGCTGGGACGGCAAGACGCTTCACGAGATGCTCGAGGAGAGCGATCGCCACCTCGAGGAGACCGACCGATACTACGGTCTCGACGAACTCGGGATGAAAGCGGACCGGCCGTTCGAGTACGAACAGATGTTCTCCCAGCTTCGCGGGGCGCTCGTTTCCGCGCGGGAGACGGCGCTGCACGTCAGTGCATCGCCGATCGTCCGCGAGATCGGCGAACTGTGTTTCCAAGTGTACACGCCAGAGGGCGACTGCATCGCGCTCTCGACGGGGATCATCGTCCACGTTCACACCGGCTCGCTGGCGATCAAGTACATGATCGAAGAGGATTACGAACACGACCGCGGCATCCAGCCCGGTGATATCTTCTGTAACAACGACAACGATCTCGGCAACGTCCACACGACGGACGTCCACACGATCGTTCCGATCTTCCACGACGACGAACTCGTCGCGTGGGTCGACGGCGTCACTCACCAGGTCGACATCGGCGGGATGACCCGCGGCCACGACCAGTTAGCGAGTACGACCCGCTACGAGGACGGTCTGTACGCCACCTGTGAGAAGATCGGCGAGAACGACGAACTCTTCCAGGACTGGCGCGACCGCGCCCAGCGGGCCGTGCGGACGCCGATGTACTGGGACCTCGACGAGAAGTGTCGGCTGGCCGGGTGTCACATGATCCGCAACGCGGTCAAGTCGATGATCGACGACGTCGGCGTCGAGACGTTCAAGCAGTTCTCCCGCGAAGCCGTCGAAGAGGGGCGCCAGACGCTGCACTCCCGGGTTAAAGAGCGACTCTTCCCGGGAACGTACCGCGACTCGAGTTTCATGCCCGTCCCGTTCGGAGACGAGGCCTGGAAACCGTCGTCGAAGCAGGACATGCTGAACCACCTGCCCGTCGAGGTCAGGGTGGACGCGGACGGCGGCCTGACCCTCGACATGGAAGGGGCGAGCCCGCCCGGACCGCACGCGTACAACTGCGCCGAAGGCGCGATGGAGGGCGGACTCTGGGTATCGCTCACCCAGAGCCTGTTACACGACGGGAAGGTCAACGACGGCTCGTACTTCGCCGTCGACACGAACTATCCCGAGGGGAGCATCGTCAATCCCGAGGACCCGAGCCGATCGTTCCACACTTCGTGGGGATCGCTGATGCCGACGTACAACGCCTTCTGGAAGAACGTCTCGCGAGCGTTCTTCGCGCGCGGGTTCCGCGAGGAGGTCGTCACCGGCTACTCCGAGACCGGCGATCCGCTTCAGGGCGGTGGCCTGTACGAGCCGACGGATCAGTACTTCCCCGTTGCCCCCTTCGAACACTCCTGCCAGGGACTGGGTGCGTCGGCCGTTCGAGACGGACTCGACTGGGGCTACGCCATGTGGAACCCCGAGTCCGACATGGGCGACGTCGAGGAATGGGAGCTCATCGAGTGGGGGCTTCCGTACCTCTCCCGGCAGGTCAAACCGAACACGGCGGGCCACGGCAAGTATCGAGGGGGCTCCGGCTGGGAAGGAATCCGGATGGTCTCGAACAGTTCGGACGTCTCCCTGTACAAACACGTCGTCCCCGGCGTCGGCTTCACGACCTCGGGAATGGCCGGCGGGTACCCCAACTCGCTGAACTACTCGCTGCGAGCCCACGACACCGACCTCGAAGACCGATTCGAGAACGAGGAGCCCTACCCGATCGGCGACTCGCCCCCCGAATCGTTCGACGAGGATATCGAAGGCGACGTCCGGCGAAGTCAGAAGGGCCTGTACTTCCCGGAGGAGTACGAGAACCACGACCTCGTTCACTATCAGATGGGCGGCGGCCCCGGCTACGGGGATCCGCTCGAGCGATCGATCGAACTCGTGGTCGAAGACGTCGAGGACGGGATCTACACGCCCGACATCGTCGAACAGGTGTACGGCGTCGTCGGTGAGTTCGACGAGGACGAGCGCGAGTTCACCGTCGACGAGGATGCAACCGAGCAGCGTCGCGAGGAACTCATGGAGACGCGCCGCGAGGAGACCCGCCCGTACGACGAATTCTACGAGGACGAGCGCGAGCGGGTCGTCGAGGGCGACGTCAGCGACCCGGCGAAGTGGATGTACGAGGGCGTGTTCGACCAGTCCGCGGACTGGGGCGCGTTCTTCCGGGAGTTCTGGGACGTAGACGACGACTTCCGATTCGACCAGGAGGAGTGA
- a CDS encoding hydantoinase/oxoprolinase family protein gives MAVEDTNDPELLSLDTGGTMTDTFVVDHEGNYTVGKAQTTPEDESEGVIDSFDDALGYWGTSIEDSADTLRGTVYSGTAMLNRLLEREGEGNIGVITNKGYEDTHRFGRGIQSWVDLPYSGRLHAREHEHPEPIVPRENIRGVRSRVGMAGQELVPLYESEAREAIEDLLDRGVRVICVSLVYSYQNPEHEQRIKAIAEDVMDERGVEVPVWLSSEQNPVRGELPRLNSLILEAYAVDPSREQLRGIEESLQEQGNDSPFRVLSSSGGTVSPDHDWLVETMVSGPIGGIFGGEFLADELGIDNLVCSDVGGTSFDVGLITEGHYPTRWDQSLAQFMVNIPMTAMDTIGSGTGSYVRVDKASNRIEVGPDSAGYLVGVCNEESGLETPTVTDCTAMLGYLNPDYFLGGDIDLNVDRAEEYVEDQIAGPLDQDPYETARGVLDIVERNMTNELRAMILGLGYSPENYNLVSYGGGGPLHAAGYTESLEFKDVLIPDWAAAFSAFGCATADYAYRYDHSLDLVIQPDLSNADEAATALTDTLQKLHEQAEDAFERDGIDVEEMRFKPAVRMQYTGMLDDLEVTIPQEIWSGELSADDLVDVIDVYDREFERVFQRAAQSPEQGYTITMAVGTGIAPSPSPTLPDEEPGEETPPEEASRGEREIYWDGAWHDAALWEMSDLRAGNVVESPAVIEAPATTTLVPPGFEAPLDNNRIFHLQQTDS, from the coding sequence ATGGCAGTGGAGGATACGAACGATCCGGAACTCCTTTCGCTCGACACGGGCGGAACGATGACCGACACGTTCGTCGTCGACCACGAGGGGAACTATACCGTCGGAAAAGCACAGACAACACCCGAAGACGAATCCGAGGGTGTCATCGACTCGTTCGACGACGCCCTCGGCTACTGGGGCACCTCGATCGAGGATTCCGCTGACACGCTCCGCGGGACCGTCTATTCCGGAACGGCGATGCTCAATCGCCTGCTCGAACGAGAGGGCGAGGGGAACATTGGTGTCATCACGAACAAGGGGTACGAGGATACTCATCGATTCGGTCGCGGCATCCAGTCGTGGGTGGACCTGCCGTATTCGGGGCGGCTTCACGCCCGCGAACACGAACATCCGGAACCGATCGTTCCGCGAGAGAACATCCGCGGCGTTCGAAGTCGAGTCGGGATGGCAGGACAGGAACTCGTTCCGCTTTATGAGTCGGAAGCGCGCGAGGCCATCGAAGACCTGCTCGATCGCGGCGTTCGCGTCATCTGTGTGTCGCTCGTGTACTCCTATCAGAACCCGGAACACGAGCAGCGCATCAAGGCGATCGCTGAGGACGTGATGGACGAGCGGGGTGTCGAGGTTCCAGTCTGGCTGTCCTCTGAACAGAATCCTGTCAGGGGTGAACTCCCACGGTTGAACAGCCTGATTCTCGAAGCCTACGCCGTCGATCCGTCGCGAGAGCAACTTCGGGGAATCGAAGAATCGCTCCAAGAGCAGGGCAACGACTCGCCGTTCAGGGTGCTCTCTTCCTCAGGTGGGACGGTCTCGCCGGACCACGACTGGCTCGTCGAGACGATGGTCTCCGGCCCGATCGGGGGGATCTTCGGCGGCGAGTTTCTCGCCGACGAGCTCGGCATCGACAACCTCGTCTGTTCGGACGTCGGCGGCACGAGTTTCGACGTCGGTCTCATCACCGAGGGGCACTACCCGACGCGCTGGGACCAATCGCTCGCCCAGTTCATGGTGAACATTCCGATGACGGCGATGGACACCATCGGTTCGGGGACCGGTTCCTACGTGCGGGTCGACAAGGCGTCGAACCGCATCGAGGTCGGTCCCGACTCGGCGGGATACCTCGTCGGCGTCTGTAACGAGGAGAGCGGTCTCGAGACGCCGACCGTCACCGACTGTACCGCAATGCTCGGCTACCTGAACCCGGACTACTTCCTGGGCGGCGACATCGATCTGAACGTCGATCGAGCCGAGGAGTACGTCGAAGACCAGATCGCGGGCCCGCTGGACCAGGATCCCTACGAGACGGCCCGCGGAGTGCTCGACATCGTCGAGCGCAATATGACGAACGAGCTTCGAGCGATGATCCTCGGACTCGGTTACAGCCCGGAAAACTACAACCTCGTGAGCTACGGCGGCGGTGGACCGCTGCACGCGGCCGGCTACACCGAGTCACTCGAATTCAAAGACGTTCTCATCCCGGACTGGGCGGCTGCGTTCTCGGCGTTTGGGTGTGCGACGGCCGATTATGCCTACCGATACGACCACTCGCTCGATCTAGTAATCCAGCCGGATCTGAGCAACGCCGACGAAGCCGCAACGGCACTGACCGACACGCTGCAGAAACTCCACGAGCAGGCCGAAGACGCCTTCGAACGTGACGGGATCGACGTCGAGGAGATGCGCTTCAAGCCCGCCGTCCGCATGCAGTACACCGGCATGCTCGACGATCTCGAGGTGACGATCCCGCAGGAGATCTGGTCCGGCGAGCTCTCGGCGGACGACCTCGTCGACGTCATCGACGTCTACGACCGGGAGTTCGAGCGAGTATTCCAGCGCGCCGCCCAGAGCCCGGAGCAGGGATACACCATCACGATGGCCGTCGGGACCGGGATCGCCCCGTCGCCGAGCCCGACCCTGCCGGACGAAGAGCCGGGCGAGGAGACGCCGCCCGAGGAGGCGAGTCGCGGCGAGCGAGAGATCTACTGGGACGGCGCCTGGCACGACGCAGCGCTGTGGGAGATGTCCGACCTGCGGGCCGGTAACGTCGTCGAGTCGCCGGCCGTGATCGAGGCACCCGCGACGACGACGCTCGTTCCGCCGGGCTTCGAGGCACCGCTCGACAACAACCGCATCTTCCACCTTCAGCAAACCGACTCATGA
- a CDS encoding helix-turn-helix domain-containing protein, with amino-acid sequence MPGDFLRVRFQLRADDRLARFVGAGDRFGTIELDNAIYAGAGQWFEYLTFVGGETDPEMTLDTRSAIEVLDCWTVGGDPPVYHAVLFVDEVPEFVLSEITRCRALPHRILLEDDRLRVVATVRDWNHLKEFANDLERTYAGFELLGTEQIDDIGFPLGGNDLKHTVHGKLTPDQLLVLEVAYRMGYFRVPQEATGKEIAEQLETSQSAISERLRNAQQRLLSVLFGSQL; translated from the coding sequence ATGCCTGGCGATTTCCTCCGGGTGCGATTTCAGCTGCGCGCCGATGACCGGCTCGCACGCTTCGTCGGTGCCGGCGACCGGTTCGGGACGATCGAACTGGACAATGCGATCTACGCGGGCGCCGGACAGTGGTTCGAGTACCTGACGTTCGTGGGAGGCGAGACCGATCCCGAAATGACTCTAGATACCCGGTCCGCGATCGAGGTCCTCGATTGCTGGACCGTCGGCGGTGATCCACCAGTCTACCATGCCGTCCTGTTCGTCGACGAGGTCCCGGAGTTCGTGCTTTCCGAGATCACCCGCTGTCGAGCGCTCCCCCATCGGATCCTGCTCGAGGACGATCGGCTGCGGGTGGTCGCCACCGTCCGGGACTGGAACCACTTGAAAGAGTTCGCCAACGACCTCGAACGAACGTATGCGGGATTCGAGTTACTCGGCACCGAGCAGATCGACGACATCGGCTTTCCGCTCGGCGGGAACGACCTGAAGCATACGGTTCACGGAAAACTGACCCCGGATCAACTGCTGGTCCTGGAAGTTGCCTACCGGATGGGATACTTTCGGGTCCCACAGGAAGCGACCGGGAAGGAAATCGCCGAACAGCTCGAAACGAGCCAGTCCGCAATCAGCGAGCGCCTGCGCAACGCCCAGCAACGGCTCCTCTCGGTCCTGTTCGGATCCCAACTGTAG
- a CDS encoding AMP-binding protein: MNDRRNGEAVMTLDRFYAGLFDRYDERTAIVDERQELTYGELGDRTARFANVLASIGLGNGDFVGILLSNRLEYLIAQLGAARAGVVAVPFNYQVDQSTIGPILEDANVKTLVVGPEHFETIQQLRQEAFEFNYLIGVGDESAPPLGFHQFCEMLSRVDADPPSIATAPDDAAAIHYTGGTTGPPKGTVHTHYATILNMYAHVNELEVHHGVEMLLVTPLGHSAGKFVLAGLMQGGTVHLQQQFDGQRVLRTIDREGITWTYLIPTMIARLLDEPAIDDHDLDSLETLTYGSAPIPPARLAEGLDRLGKVFVQFYGLTEVPNLVAVLPKSKHDPEDDHWLRSAGLRAQLAEITIFDDETNWDDDVGEIGIRSPYAVDGYLNRDGPFDADGWIRTGDVGYLDDEGRLYVLDRIQDVLTVDGEAVYSTEVESVIQRHPDVSQVAVIGVPTEPTRAADGLDRIRIDQRVKAIVVPADDAELTAEELRAFSAGDLPDRALPESIDTVGQLPETPYGKIDKRLLREPYW; this comes from the coding sequence ATGAACGATCGAAGGAACGGCGAGGCAGTGATGACGCTCGACCGGTTTTACGCCGGCCTCTTCGATCGGTACGACGAACGGACGGCGATCGTCGACGAACGGCAAGAACTGACGTACGGCGAACTCGGCGATCGAACTGCACGATTCGCGAACGTACTCGCATCAATCGGACTTGGCAACGGAGACTTCGTCGGAATACTGCTCAGCAATCGACTCGAGTACCTCATCGCACAACTCGGCGCCGCACGGGCTGGCGTCGTCGCTGTCCCATTCAATTACCAGGTAGACCAGTCGACGATCGGTCCGATCCTCGAAGATGCGAACGTCAAGACGTTGGTCGTCGGACCGGAGCACTTCGAGACCATCCAGCAGCTCCGACAAGAGGCCTTCGAGTTCAACTACCTCATCGGCGTCGGAGACGAATCAGCGCCGCCGCTTGGCTTTCACCAGTTCTGCGAGATGCTCTCGAGAGTCGACGCCGATCCGCCGTCGATCGCAACGGCTCCGGACGACGCGGCTGCGATCCACTACACCGGCGGTACGACCGGTCCTCCGAAGGGAACGGTTCACACCCACTACGCGACCATCCTGAACATGTACGCCCACGTCAACGAACTCGAGGTCCACCACGGCGTCGAGATGCTGTTGGTGACGCCGCTCGGGCACTCTGCCGGGAAATTCGTCCTCGCCGGACTGATGCAGGGCGGAACGGTGCATCTGCAACAGCAGTTCGACGGGCAGCGGGTTCTTCGGACGATCGACCGGGAGGGGATCACGTGGACGTACCTCATCCCCACGATGATCGCACGTCTGCTGGACGAGCCGGCGATCGACGATCACGATCTCGACAGTCTGGAAACGCTGACCTACGGGTCGGCACCCATCCCGCCGGCCAGACTGGCCGAAGGTCTCGACCGACTCGGCAAGGTGTTCGTCCAATTCTACGGCCTGACCGAGGTACCGAATCTGGTGGCCGTGCTGCCGAAGTCGAAACACGATCCCGAGGACGACCACTGGCTCCGATCGGCGGGCCTTCGAGCCCAGTTAGCCGAGATCACGATCTTCGACGACGAGACGAACTGGGACGACGACGTCGGTGAAATCGGGATCCGGTCGCCGTACGCCGTCGACGGCTATCTGAACCGAGACGGCCCCTTCGACGCCGACGGCTGGATTCGAACCGGCGACGTCGGTTACCTCGACGACGAGGGGCGGTTGTACGTCCTCGATCGCATCCAGGACGTCCTCACGGTCGACGGCGAGGCGGTGTACTCGACCGAGGTCGAGAGCGTCATCCAGCGTCATCCCGACGTTAGCCAGGTTGCGGTTATCGGCGTCCCGACGGAACCGACGCGAGCGGCCGACGGCCTCGATCGGATCAGGATCGATCAACGAGTGAAGGCGATAGTCGTTCCCGCGGACGACGCCGAACTCACGGCCGAGGAACTCCGGGCGTTCTCTGCCGGAGATCTGCCGGACCGCGCTCTTCCAGAGTCGATAGATACGGTCGGACAGCTCCCGGAGACACCGTACGGGAAGATCGACAAGCGGTTACTTCGAGAACCGTACTGGTAA
- a CDS encoding SDR family NAD(P)-dependent oxidoreductase: MRGLAHKSGFVTGGASGIGRATAIRLAEEGVDVCVADIDRKGGEETVEKITAAEDADGDAYFRELDVQDYDDFEDALIETAEGFGSVDVLFNNAGIGEMQNFEETDPEHVAELIDVNIMGVWNGCHAVLPIMKDQESGSIINTSSMAGWLPSEITTYGLTKAAVLHFTRSIAAELGEHGIRVNAICPGLIDTSMTRTWFTDEMREQAPLRTAFDRWGEPEEVASCVAFLASDDASYVTGRPLKIDAGYV, from the coding sequence ATGCGTGGATTAGCGCATAAAAGCGGCTTCGTTACCGGTGGTGCATCGGGAATCGGCCGCGCGACGGCCATTCGACTCGCCGAAGAGGGCGTCGACGTTTGCGTGGCCGATATCGATCGAAAGGGTGGCGAAGAAACGGTCGAGAAGATCACAGCGGCGGAAGACGCGGACGGCGACGCGTATTTCCGAGAACTCGACGTCCAGGACTACGACGACTTCGAGGACGCGCTGATCGAAACTGCTGAAGGGTTCGGGTCGGTCGACGTTCTATTCAACAATGCAGGCATCGGCGAAATGCAGAACTTCGAAGAAACCGACCCTGAACACGTTGCTGAGTTGATCGACGTCAATATCATGGGCGTTTGGAACGGCTGCCATGCCGTGTTGCCAATCATGAAAGATCAGGAGAGTGGATCCATCATCAACACGTCATCGATGGCGGGCTGGCTTCCGTCCGAAATAACCACGTACGGCCTCACGAAAGCGGCAGTTTTGCATTTCACCCGATCAATCGCAGCAGAACTCGGTGAACACGGGATCCGAGTCAATGCCATCTGTCCGGGACTGATCGATACGAGCATGACGCGGACATGGTTTACCGACGAAATGAGAGAACAGGCGCCGCTTCGAACGGCGTTCGATCGATGGGGTGAGCCGGAGGAGGTAGCCAGTTGCGTCGCGTTCCTCGCGAGTGATGATGCGTCGTACGTAACCGGTCGGCCGCTCAAGATTGATGCCGGGTACGTGTAA
- a CDS encoding alpha-ketoacid dehydrogenase subunit beta, translating into MTREITYIEAVAEAIDEEMDRDDDVILFGEDVEDFGGNFGETAGLHEKYDDDRVRNTPLAEIGIAGMALGAAVGGIRPVAELQFADFAATAGDEIFNQIPKQPYVSGGSLEVPLTIFAPSGAGIGAGAQHSQSVHSWLGNVPGWVVVTATTPYDAKGLLKSAIRDDNPVFYLPHKALVETQGEVPDEEYTLPLGEAVVEEEGEDVTVVATQVMFHRAKEAAADLDVNVELINPRTFAPLDTETIAESVEKTGRLVVVDETVERYGTQSHIANEIVENHFFSFDAPPKTIGVKDVPIPVSPTLETEVIPGTERIKAGIESVF; encoded by the coding sequence ATGACCCGAGAGATCACGTACATCGAGGCGGTTGCGGAGGCGATCGACGAGGAAATGGATCGGGACGACGACGTCATCCTCTTCGGCGAAGACGTCGAGGACTTCGGCGGTAACTTCGGCGAAACGGCGGGCCTCCACGAAAAGTACGATGACGATCGAGTTCGGAACACGCCGCTCGCGGAGATCGGAATCGCGGGGATGGCACTGGGTGCCGCGGTCGGCGGCATCCGGCCCGTCGCGGAACTACAGTTCGCCGACTTCGCGGCGACCGCCGGCGACGAGATCTTCAATCAGATCCCGAAACAGCCGTACGTCAGCGGTGGCAGTCTCGAAGTGCCGCTGACGATCTTCGCCCCGTCCGGCGCGGGGATCGGTGCGGGCGCGCAACACTCGCAGTCCGTCCACTCGTGGCTCGGCAACGTGCCGGGGTGGGTCGTCGTCACCGCGACGACGCCGTACGACGCGAAGGGGCTGCTCAAAAGCGCCATTCGGGACGATAATCCGGTGTTCTACCTGCCACACAAAGCGCTCGTCGAGACGCAGGGCGAAGTTCCAGACGAGGAGTACACGCTTCCGCTCGGCGAAGCAGTCGTCGAAGAAGAAGGCGAAGATGTCACTGTCGTAGCCACCCAGGTTATGTTCCATCGGGCGAAAGAAGCTGCCGCTGATCTCGACGTCAACGTCGAACTCATCAATCCACGCACGTTCGCGCCCCTGGATACCGAGACGATCGCCGAAAGCGTCGAGAAGACGGGGCGACTCGTCGTCGTCGACGAAACCGTCGAACGCTACGGCACGCAAAGTCACATCGCGAACGAAATCGTCGAAAATCACTTCTTCAGCTTCGATGCACCGCCGAAGACGATCGGTGTGAAGGATGTACCTATTCCGGTCAGTCCGACACTCGAGACCGAAGTGATCCCGGGGACCGAGCGTATCAAAGCTGGGATCGAGTCCGTGTTCTAA
- a CDS encoding thiamine pyrophosphate-dependent dehydrogenase E1 component subunit alpha, with amino-acid sequence MTHDVSVDDEMAKHLLQEMLRIKIFEEETKARYEEGEIPGFVHLDRGHEGSHAGMAAAMRDDDWLAVGGARLVGQYIVKGVPLGEIMAELYGRTGGSNKGHGGQMHVSKVDRKLYGHAATIGSGQNPAVGLALAEEMKGTDNVAVTTIGDGGTSRGSFHTALIFAAYWDLPVVFIIENNGWAISTPSESLPPDRLSDYGDPVNIPTESIDGSDVETVYHTVSEAIDRARDGGGPTVIESRVARLNPHFEGDKETYRDEEELERALEEKDPVKNYRERVLEAGVVSESEIEDIIDTIEREVQEAVEYARESPDPEPEAAYEHVYKTPLYGQGEQE; translated from the coding sequence ATGACACATGACGTCAGCGTAGATGATGAAATGGCCAAGCATCTCCTCCAGGAGATGCTTCGAATCAAGATATTCGAAGAGGAGACGAAGGCTCGATACGAGGAAGGCGAAATTCCCGGATTCGTCCACCTCGATCGGGGGCACGAGGGTTCTCACGCCGGAATGGCGGCGGCAATGCGAGACGACGACTGGCTGGCCGTCGGCGGTGCACGACTCGTCGGACAGTACATCGTTAAAGGTGTCCCGCTCGGCGAGATCATGGCGGAACTCTACGGTCGAACTGGGGGATCGAACAAGGGACACGGCGGTCAGATGCACGTCTCCAAGGTCGATCGGAAACTGTACGGCCACGCCGCGACGATCGGTTCCGGGCAGAATCCTGCGGTCGGACTCGCACTGGCGGAGGAGATGAAGGGAACGGACAACGTGGCAGTGACGACTATCGGTGATGGCGGGACGAGTCGCGGATCGTTCCACACGGCACTCATCTTCGCCGCATACTGGGACCTTCCCGTCGTGTTCATTATCGAGAACAACGGGTGGGCGATATCGACGCCATCCGAGTCGTTACCGCCGGACCGACTCTCCGACTACGGAGATCCGGTTAACATCCCCACCGAGAGTATCGACGGAAGTGACGTGGAGACGGTGTACCACACCGTCTCCGAAGCCATCGACCGGGCCCGCGACGGCGGCGGGCCGACGGTCATCGAAAGCCGGGTCGCCAGGCTCAACCCCCATTTCGAGGGCGACAAAGAGACCTACCGTGACGAGGAGGAACTCGAGCGGGCGCTCGAAGAAAAAGACCCGGTCAAGAACTATCGAGAGCGGGTTCTCGAAGCGGGCGTGGTGAGCGAGAGCGAGATCGAGGACATAATCGACACCATCGAGCGCGAGGTCCAGGAGGCTGTCGAGTACGCCCGCGAGAGTCCCGACCCGGAACCGGAAGCGGCCTACGAACACGTCTACAAGACCCCCCTCTACGGCCAGGGTGAGCAGGAATGA
- a CDS encoding SDR family NAD(P)-dependent oxidoreductase — translation MRLVNNHAIVTGGAQGIGRGIAEELMEHGASVVLADIDEEGARETSEELTETYDGEAIAIRCDVTDSETVDRMVDRSVDQFGEIGILVNNAGAADLARTWEMPESEWRQTVDVCLNGPFLCTKAVLNHVLDAGHDGAIVNVSSLNYSAATDGLPHYSAAKAGVSQFTKVVAAEAGRHGIRVNAVAPGSTRTPMTEENGLLEGKIGEEFLDRTVLERRFGEPGDVANVVAFLCSEYAQWVTGETIYVDGGQHIRGLHSYWDTLDEMGAFED, via the coding sequence ATGCGATTAGTTAACAATCATGCTATCGTGACGGGTGGTGCGCAAGGCATCGGACGCGGGATCGCCGAGGAGCTCATGGAGCACGGGGCGTCGGTCGTTCTTGCTGACATCGACGAGGAGGGTGCCCGCGAAACGAGCGAAGAACTCACCGAGACGTACGACGGAGAGGCGATCGCTATTCGCTGTGATGTGACGGATTCGGAGACCGTCGACCGAATGGTCGATCGATCCGTCGACCAGTTCGGTGAGATCGGGATTCTCGTCAACAACGCCGGTGCGGCAGACCTGGCCCGGACCTGGGAAATGCCCGAATCCGAGTGGCGGCAGACGGTCGACGTCTGTCTGAACGGCCCGTTCCTGTGCACGAAAGCGGTCCTCAATCACGTTCTCGACGCAGGTCACGATGGAGCGATCGTCAACGTGAGTTCGCTGAACTACAGCGCCGCTACCGACGGCTTACCCCACTATTCGGCTGCGAAGGCCGGCGTAAGTCAGTTCACAAAAGTCGTCGCGGCAGAGGCCGGCCGTCACGGAATTCGGGTCAACGCCGTCGCACCAGGGTCTACGCGAACACCGATGACCGAAGAAAACGGGCTTCTCGAGGGCAAGATCGGCGAGGAGTTCCTCGACCGAACGGTACTCGAGAGACGGTTCGGCGAACCGGGGGACGTCGCGAACGTAGTCGCATTTCTCTGCTCCGAGTATGCACAATGGGTGACCGGGGAGACGATCTATGTCGACGGCGGACAGCACATCCGCGGTCTCCACAGCTACTGGGATACGCTCGACGAGATGGGAGCGTTCGAGGACTGA